A single region of the Lepeophtheirus salmonis chromosome 12, UVic_Lsal_1.4, whole genome shotgun sequence genome encodes:
- the LOC121126952 gene encoding cadherin-87A, whose amino-acid sequence MKMEQSYLLIITLFSLSEIYLCDEAPYLQPGGDLIDFQLFENTPPNSVVYTLRGYDPEFGVEGLTYTISGDYFSINQKTGVISLKKKVDREIKEFIRVVVTIQDKGNNLIPFSREIVILDENDNAPNFEREPYNFSINETTPVDTVVYSSILVSDKDSFENAKVKLECVPYDLDDKSCEVFMIQTEEYKAGSYFGTITLKKELNYETKSSYKIKIRAKDLGQPRYLSSATEVFIQLIDVQDQPPFFINSPYFSTIKENIASDTKIFDIQVRDGDIGTPQKIFLDIVGDLEHFFVLENQYLNEHSISSATLKTAKNVTIDREMRTVIEAGGIYTFQIRAREILDIKQNYGDETYTNVTVIITDEDDSIPIFNKNFLTIAVPEDVRYDTPLPDLNIIVQDNDSSMNAAFELALNRPGPFSVHPKKAIGKTPVILRVSNPELLDYESPGKNNYKIQINAIQNQSILSNCTINIIVTDSNDNAPTFSKDFYQFSVEENAPAGKSIGFITAFDLDSGSFGQVKYNLKGFGADKFRVNDESGELFINTCMTDTQFWRESCLDYETQEFYFLTYTGTDGGNQITATTLHIQIIDVNDNYPKFLDQNYSRTIDEGASEFQPKFIVKALDADGISQGGGKVFYSIISINTDVTLFAIDAVSGELYLLQPIPYIYDCILPLEGQYQLVIRATDSGKPALYSDAKVTIKINTKSNLKPLLQFSNYEASVSENAVKGTEVIRISALSNDGIASNVSFKMYSGAKDNFIIDPITGIIRISQDANLDIQENGDNYEIIISASNYELPYSQIVKINVSISIIDVNDKVPIFDQNSYTKYLTEQMIVGTEAIQVSATDADRNAALKYGIIKPVIAIDKAGNLLSNKAKYDFTTTFKINEDNGIIYLNNSLSYNSAAVIILTVEVIDTNAEVNTISETDEHDCFNNQKVNSEVTFYIQPYKIDYPQFESPWTPSSPSLYYHIKEGLKPRTLLFTVNAHDPISKKSNIIFKKSELSDPKDLINLNTNTGEVYNNEIFDFDMNTKEITFTVHAISMTNSTKISEAFVHIEVEDINDNAPEFNQSFYMADLNESALPLTIVLRVKAIDKDSGNFGKIQYSLFGEGSEVFTIHPTEGTLMVKKGPDGRSLIDREKIDRYNLKIICKDMPTGGIDQKVASVEAIINILDSNDESPIFKKTSYSTVIPENSPIGSLVVKINAFDNDLGAAGTVMYHFVDNSLINKIFQINESNGEITTSSLLTGKGRKDPYILYARAADKGEPQLFSDVEVYVTIGDVSDNDGIPTFIKPMIDEIAYVFENASIGTRVFQAEAEDPDDKNTANGKIIYSLPHDGSIINQLFQIHPESGLLTTIDKLDREERGYYTLILEAKDLGTPSQHTSRTLLVVVKDIDDHKPRFQRQNNYFPNEIEIQEHTNIGTEIMVVKAQDLDEAENAIVDYSIAEGNEGNFFEIFRTDENEGIIFISKEIDREISANFTLIVQCFHPHRNKTEDSENYDRLRVKIIISDIDDNNPKFLKMNLSYGVRVNSAIYTEVAKVKAIDIDVTADPISYQIINITYSRPKTGLFDIIDNELFIIDERTGVIHTNRTLGRFIDGQFVVYVRAINGINRFDIEKLILYVLQDTELLQFVFDQDPASVRQLLPRLKKDIENVFINPLVFNIYDTEFYNKRDGSLDFGRTGSCFQVLNNGKGVDLSSYESLIKNNNELENIYKKYNIIMIEHCAKIDSSKENMNWIEITFMLMGVLIGFLSILSTFLIFCIYTWHRHHMYRNSPVKIIEATVRTFVHSNLPPGSTINGGGIPSVTESDNRNINDIFLQQNFFSADNRY is encoded by the exons ATGAAAATGGAACAAtcatatttgttaataataacattattttcgTTAAGTGAGATTTATCTATGTGATGAGGCTCCTTACCTTCAGCCTGGAGGAGATTTAATAGactttcaactttttgaaaatacacCGCCAAACTCAGTAGTTTATACTTTGAGGGGATATGATCCTGAGTTTGGTGTGGAAGGATTGACTTATACTATTTCTGGTGATTACTTcagtataaatcaaaaaacagGTGTGATATCGCTGAAGAAAAAAGTTGATAGAGAGATTAAAGAGTTTATAAGAGTGGTTGTTACAATACAggataaaggaaataatttaatcCCTTTTAG TCGGGAAATTGTTATATTAGATGAAAATGATAACGCACCTAACTTTGAAAGAGAGCCctataattttagtattaatgAAACCACCCCTGTAGACACAGTTGTGTATTCATCTATTTTAGTATCTGATAAAGATAGTTTTGAGAATGCAAAAGTGAAATTGGAATGCGTTCCATATGATTTAGATGATAAATCATGCGAAGTATTTATGATCCAGACTGAAGAATATAAAGCAGGCTCTTATTTCGGAACTATAACTCTTAAGAAAGAGcttaattatgaaacaaaatctagttataaaataaagatacgAGCAAAAGATCTAGGTCAACCAAGGTATCTTTCATCGGCAACAGAAGTATTTATTCAACTTATTGATGTCCAAGATCAAcctccattttttattaattctccttacttttcaacaataaaagaaaacattgcATCA GACACaaaaatttttgatatacaagTGCGAGATGGTGACATTGGAACAcctcaaaaaatttttttagatattgttGGGGATTTAGAACATTTCTTTGTTCTTGAAAATCAGTACCTCAATGAGCATTCGATTAGTTCAGCAACTCTTAAGACTGCAAAAAATGTCACTATTGATCGGGAAATGAGAACAGTCATTGAAGCTGGGGGCATTTATACTTTTCAAATTCGTGCAAGAGAAATACTTGACATCAAGCAGAATTATGGAGATGAGACATATACAAATGTTACTGtcataataacggatgaagatgattctattccaatttttaataagaatttctTAACAATAGCTGTCCCAGAAGATGTTCGATACGATACACCTTTACcagatttgaatattattgtgCAAGACAATGATTCATCGATGAATGCAGCATTCGAATTAGCCTTAAATAGGCCGGGGCCTTTTTCTGTGCATCCCAAAAAAGCTATTGGAAA GACACCAGTTATTCTCAGAGTATCCAATCCAGAATTGCTCGATTATGAATCGCCTGGTAAAAACAACTATAAGATACAAATCAATGCCatacaaa atcagTCTATATTATCCAAttgtacaattaatataattgtcaCTGATTCAAATGACAATGCTCCTACATTTAGTAAAGATTTTTACCAATTTAGTGTCGAAGAAAATGCTCCAGCTGGTAAGAGCATAGGCTTTATCACAGCATTTGATCTTGATTCTGGTTCTTTTGGAcaagtaaaatataacttaaaaggATTTGGAGCTGATAAGTTTAGAGTAAACGACGAGAGTGGTGAACTATTCATCAATACGTGTATGACAGACACTCAATTTTGGAGAGAATCATGCTTAGACTACGAAACtcaggaattttattttttgacatacacTGGAACTGATGGAGGAAATCAA aTTACAGCGACTACGTTACATATTCAGATTATTGATGTAAATGATAATTACCCAAAATTTTTAGACCAAAACTACTCCCGAACCATTGATGAAGGTGCATCGGAATTTCAACCAAAATTTATCGTTAAG GCTCTGGATGCTGATGGTATAAGTCAGGGTGGAggtaaagtattttattcaattatatcaatCAATACGGATGTGACTTTATTTGCGATTGACGCTGTTTCTGGGGAATTATACTTACTACAACCAATTCCATATATTTATGATTGCATTCTACCTCTGGAAGGCCAATATCAACTTGTGATTAGAGCAACAGATTCAGGAAAACCAGCCCTTTATTCTGACGCTaaagttacaataaaaataaatactaaaagtaatttaaaaccACTACTTCAATTTTCTAACTATGAAGCCTCTGTATCTGAAAATGCAGTCAAAGGAACAGAAGTAATAAGAATTTCAGCATTAAGTAATGATGGAATCGCTAgtaatgtttcttttaaaatgtacTCTGGTGcgaaagataattttattattgaccCCATAACGGGAATAATCCGTATATCACAAGATGCAAATTTAGATATTCAAGAAAATGGggataattatgaaataatc ATATCAGCAAGTAATTATGAGCTACCTTATTcccaaattgtcaaaataaatgtttcgaTATCTATAATTGATGTAAACGACAAAGTACCAATATTTGAccag aactccTATACGAAATATTTAACAGAACAAATGATTGTCGGAACAGAGGCAATACAAGTGTCAGCGACTGATGCAGATAGAAATGCAGcattaaaatatggaattattaaacCTGTTATAGCTATCGACAAAGCCGGaaatttattatctaataag gccAAATACGATTTTAcaactacatttaaaataaatgaagataatggaataatttatcttaataacTCTTTATCTTATAATTCGGCTGCAGTCATCATACTCACCGTTGAAGTAATAGATACCAATGCTGAAGTAAATACAATTTCAGAAACAGATGAACATGATTGTTTTAATAATCAAAAGGTCAATTCTGAagtaacattttatatacaacCATATAAAATAGACTATCCACAGTTCGAAAGCCCGTGGACTCCAAGTAGTCCTTCATTATACTACCATATAAAGGAAGGTTTAAAACCTAGGACATTGTTATTCACAGTCAATGCTCATGATCCTATATCCAAAAAgtctaatatcatttttaaaaaatcagaactTTCCGATCCGAAGgatttaattaatcttaatacAAATACAGGAGaagtttataataatgaaatatttgattttgacatgaatacaaaagaaataacatttaCAGTTCATGCAATATCAATGACTAACAGTACGAAAATAAGTGAAGCTTTTGTTCATATTGAAGTGGAAGATATTAATGACAATGCACCTGAGTTTAATCAGTCATTTTACATGGCTGATTTAAATGAATCAGCACTTCCCTTAACGATTGTTCTTAGAGTTAAAGCTATAGACAAAGATAGtggaaattttggaaaaattcaatattcattGTTTGGGGAAGGGTCTGAAGTCTTCACAATTCATCCGACTGAAGGTACTTTAATGGTTAAAAAAGGTCCTGACGGGAGGTCTCTAATTGACagagaaaaaattgatagatataatttaaaaattatctgtAAAGATATGCCAACAGGAGGAATTGATCAAAAAGTAGCATCTGTAGaagctataattaatattttggatagTAATGATGAAtcaccaatttttaaaaaaacaagctacTCAACTGTTATTCCTGAAAACTCACCAATAGGCTCTCTCGTGGTAAAAATAAATGCTTTCGATAATGATTTAGGGGCTGCTGGAACAGTGATGTATCATTTTGTAGATAATTccctaatcaataaaatttttcaaattaatgaatCTAACGGGGAAATTACGACTTCCAGTCTTCTCACGGGAAAGGGCCGAAAG gaTCCCTACATATTATATGCCAGGGCAGCTGACAAAGGTGAACCTCAGCTATTTTCAGATGTAGAAGTTTATGTAACAATTGGTGATGTATCTGATAATGATGGGATACCAACATTTATTAAACCTATGATCGATGAAATAGCTTATGTGTTTGAG aatgCTAGTATTGGAACACGAGTATTTCAGGCAGAGGCAGAAGACCCAGACGATAAGAACACAGCAAacggaaaaataatatattcacttCCTCATGATGGCTCAATAATTAATCAGCTTTTCCAAATTCATCCTGAGTCGGGATTATTGACAACTATCGATAAATTAGATAGGGAAGAAAGAGGCTACTATACCCTTATTTTGGAAGCCAAAGACTTAGGAACTCCTTCACAGCATACGTCAAGAACCTTACTTGTTGTTGTAAAGGATATTGATGATCATAAACCTAGATTTCAAAgacaaaataactattttccGAATGAGATTGAAATTCAGGAGCATACTAATATTGGTACAGAGATTATGGTAGTTAAAGCCCAAGACTTAGACGAAGCCGAAAATGCTATCGTTGACTATTCTATTGCAG AAGGAAACGAGGGAAATTTTTTCGAGATTTTTAGAACGGATGAAAATGAagggattatttttatatcaaaagagATAGATCGTGAAATTTCTGCTAACTTTACCCTTATCGTACAATGTTTCCATCCCCATAGAAATAAAACCGAAGATTCTGAA AATTATGATAGATTACgagtcaaaattattatatcagaCATTGACGACAATAACCCaaagtttttaaagatgaatttaaGTTATGGTGTTAGAGTTAACTCTGCAATATACACTGAAGTAGCTAAAGTAAAGGCTATTGATATTGATGTAACCGCTGACCCTATATCAtaccaaattataaatataacatattctAGACCAAAAACAGGACTATTTGACATTATTGATAACGAATTGTTTATAATTGATGAAAGAACTGGAGTTATACACACAAATCGTACCTTAGGACGATTTATTGATGGACAATTTGTTGTTTATGTTCGAGCTATAAATGGAATTAACCGTTTTGATATCGAAAAGTTAATCTTATATGTATTACAAGATACAGAATTACTACAATTTGTATTTGATCAAGATCCTGCTTCTGTTAGACAATTACtaccaagattaaaaaaagatattgaaaatgtttttattaatccCCTAGTATTCAACATTTATGATACAGAATTTTATAACAAGAGAGATGGTTCATTAGATTTTGGACGAACAGG atcATGCTTTCAAGTCTTAAATAATGGGAAAGGTGTCGATTTATCATCGTatgaatctttaataaaaaacaataatgaactagaaaatatttataaaaaatacaacataattATGATAGAACATTGTGCTAAAATCGATTCTTCTAAGGAAAACATGAATTGGATTGAGATCACATTCATGTTAATGGGCGTTTTGATCggatttttatctattttatcaaCGTTTCTCATTTTCTGTATATATACAtg gcaTAGACATCATATGTATCGAAATTCTCCAGTCAAAATTATTGAAGCAACTGTTCGAACTTTTGTACATTCCAACTTGCCTCCTGGCTCCACTATAAATGGAGGAGGAATTCCTTCTGTAACGGAATCAGacaatagaaatataaatgacatattTCTTCAGCAAAATTTTTTTAGTGCAGataatagatattaa
- the M6 gene encoding neuronal membrane glycoprotein M6-b isoform X4: MHPFRLLYLKTIDNMNNFKHEDNQDILEKCITRIPYASLIALIMSWTGVGVFCGTLYRGVNLTLRMLQDVFHLDKGLGWIEPTQIAFIILASTMAAIALMILCITILTTKTTRQGLHQSTIGRNSAKLICIIFIGITYILLILWLIKFAACIVTTVFYTLSWGLCDTDEIAWEDGFIDFYPFHFLFPNGTGRSYMEVRGTIEIKQFCKDYVEHAEIMFLLACFSSFIVILSLVHFLMTLSSNFAHIHNYSKFRNIHEITCESMILADKDLYPKI, from the exons ATGCATCCCTTTAGACTACTATACTTAA AGACTAttgataatatgaataattttaaacacgAAGATAATCAAGATATATTGGAAAAATGTATAACTCGCATCCCTTATGCTTCCCTAATTGCTCTTATAATGTCTTGGACTGGAGTAGGAGTATTTTGTGGAACCCTTTATCGCGGAGTAAATCTCACATTGAGAATGTTACAAGACGTATTTCATCTTGACAAAGGTCTTGGATg GATTGAACCAACCCAGATTGCTTTCATCATATTAGCATCAACAATGGCTGCAATAGCATTAATGATACTTTGTATCAcaattttaacaacaaaaacaacacGTCAGGGTCTTCACCAATCTACAATAGGCCGAAATAGTGCAAAACTAA TCTGCATAATATTCATTGGAATAACatacattttgttaatattatggCTGATAAAATTTGCTGCTTGTATCGTAACAACCGTGTTCTATACATTAAGTTGGGGGCTATGCGACACTGATGAAATTGCATGGGAGGAtggttttattgatttttatccaTTTCACTTCCTATTTCCTAAtg GTACCGGAAGATCTTATATGGAAGTCCGTGGAACtatagaaataaaacaattttgcaaAGATTATGTAGAACATGCAGAAATTATGTTCTTATTAgcatgtttttcttcttttattgttatattgaGTCTTGTACATTTCTTAATGACCTTATCATCAAATTTTGCGCatattcataactattctaaaTTCAGAAATATTCATGAAATCACATGTGAATCAATGATATTAGCTGATAAAGATTTATACCCTAAAATTTAG
- the M6 gene encoding neuronal membrane glycoprotein M6-b isoform X3 translates to MLLLTNMIVPFSYYRMHPFRLLYLNNQDILEKCITRIPYASLIALIMSWTGVGVFCGTLYRGVNLTLRMLQDVFHLDKGLGWIEPTQIAFIILASTMAAIALMILCITILTTKTTRQGLHQSTIGRNSAKLICIIFIGITYILLILWLIKFAACIVTTVFYTLSWGLCDTDEIAWEDGFIDFYPFHFLFPNGTGRSYMEVRGTIEIKQFCKDYVEHAEIMFLLACFSSFIVILSLVHFLMTLSSNFAHIHNYSKFRNIHEITCESMILADKDLYPKI, encoded by the exons atgttattattaacaaatatgaTTGTTCCATTTTCATACTATAGAATGCATCCCTTTAGACTACTATACTTAA ATAATCAAGATATATTGGAAAAATGTATAACTCGCATCCCTTATGCTTCCCTAATTGCTCTTATAATGTCTTGGACTGGAGTAGGAGTATTTTGTGGAACCCTTTATCGCGGAGTAAATCTCACATTGAGAATGTTACAAGACGTATTTCATCTTGACAAAGGTCTTGGATg GATTGAACCAACCCAGATTGCTTTCATCATATTAGCATCAACAATGGCTGCAATAGCATTAATGATACTTTGTATCAcaattttaacaacaaaaacaacacGTCAGGGTCTTCACCAATCTACAATAGGCCGAAATAGTGCAAAACTAA TCTGCATAATATTCATTGGAATAACatacattttgttaatattatggCTGATAAAATTTGCTGCTTGTATCGTAACAACCGTGTTCTATACATTAAGTTGGGGGCTATGCGACACTGATGAAATTGCATGGGAGGAtggttttattgatttttatccaTTTCACTTCCTATTTCCTAAtg GTACCGGAAGATCTTATATGGAAGTCCGTGGAACtatagaaataaaacaattttgcaaAGATTATGTAGAACATGCAGAAATTATGTTCTTATTAgcatgtttttcttcttttattgttatattgaGTCTTGTACATTTCTTAATGACCTTATCATCAAATTTTGCGCatattcataactattctaaaTTCAGAAATATTCATGAAATCACATGTGAATCAATGATATTAGCTGATAAAGATTTATACCCTAAAATTTAG
- the M6 gene encoding neuronal membrane glycoprotein M6-b isoform X5: MHPFRLLYLNNQDILEKCITRIPYASLIALIMSWTGVGVFCGTLYRGVNLTLRMLQDVFHLDKGLGWIEPTQIAFIILASTMAAIALMILCITILTTKTTRQGLHQSTIGRNSAKLICIIFIGITYILLILWLIKFAACIVTTVFYTLSWGLCDTDEIAWEDGFIDFYPFHFLFPNGTGRSYMEVRGTIEIKQFCKDYVEHAEIMFLLACFSSFIVILSLVHFLMTLSSNFAHIHNYSKFRNIHEITCESMILADKDLYPKI, translated from the exons ATGCATCCCTTTAGACTACTATACTTAA ATAATCAAGATATATTGGAAAAATGTATAACTCGCATCCCTTATGCTTCCCTAATTGCTCTTATAATGTCTTGGACTGGAGTAGGAGTATTTTGTGGAACCCTTTATCGCGGAGTAAATCTCACATTGAGAATGTTACAAGACGTATTTCATCTTGACAAAGGTCTTGGATg GATTGAACCAACCCAGATTGCTTTCATCATATTAGCATCAACAATGGCTGCAATAGCATTAATGATACTTTGTATCAcaattttaacaacaaaaacaacacGTCAGGGTCTTCACCAATCTACAATAGGCCGAAATAGTGCAAAACTAA TCTGCATAATATTCATTGGAATAACatacattttgttaatattatggCTGATAAAATTTGCTGCTTGTATCGTAACAACCGTGTTCTATACATTAAGTTGGGGGCTATGCGACACTGATGAAATTGCATGGGAGGAtggttttattgatttttatccaTTTCACTTCCTATTTCCTAAtg GTACCGGAAGATCTTATATGGAAGTCCGTGGAACtatagaaataaaacaattttgcaaAGATTATGTAGAACATGCAGAAATTATGTTCTTATTAgcatgtttttcttcttttattgttatattgaGTCTTGTACATTTCTTAATGACCTTATCATCAAATTTTGCGCatattcataactattctaaaTTCAGAAATATTCATGAAATCACATGTGAATCAATGATATTAGCTGATAAAGATTTATACCCTAAAATTTAG
- the M6 gene encoding neuronal membrane glycoprotein M6-b isoform X1 gives MLLLTNMIVPFSYYRMHPFRLLYLKTIDNMNNFKHEDNQDILEKCITRIPYASLIALIMSWTGVGVFCGTLYRGVNLTLRMLQDVFHLDKGLGWIEPTQIAFIILASTMAAIALMILCITILTTKTTRQGLHQSTIGRNSAKLICIIFIGITYILLILWLIKFAACIVTTVFYTLSWGLCDTDEIAWEDGFIDFYPFHFLFPNGTGRSYMEVRGTIEIKQFCKDYVEHAEIMFLLACFSSFIVILSLVHFLMTLSSNFAHIHNYSKFRNIHEITCESMILADKDLYPKI, from the exons atgttattattaacaaatatgaTTGTTCCATTTTCATACTATAGAATGCATCCCTTTAGACTACTATACTTAA AGACTAttgataatatgaataattttaaacacgAAGATAATCAAGATATATTGGAAAAATGTATAACTCGCATCCCTTATGCTTCCCTAATTGCTCTTATAATGTCTTGGACTGGAGTAGGAGTATTTTGTGGAACCCTTTATCGCGGAGTAAATCTCACATTGAGAATGTTACAAGACGTATTTCATCTTGACAAAGGTCTTGGATg GATTGAACCAACCCAGATTGCTTTCATCATATTAGCATCAACAATGGCTGCAATAGCATTAATGATACTTTGTATCAcaattttaacaacaaaaacaacacGTCAGGGTCTTCACCAATCTACAATAGGCCGAAATAGTGCAAAACTAA TCTGCATAATATTCATTGGAATAACatacattttgttaatattatggCTGATAAAATTTGCTGCTTGTATCGTAACAACCGTGTTCTATACATTAAGTTGGGGGCTATGCGACACTGATGAAATTGCATGGGAGGAtggttttattgatttttatccaTTTCACTTCCTATTTCCTAAtg GTACCGGAAGATCTTATATGGAAGTCCGTGGAACtatagaaataaaacaattttgcaaAGATTATGTAGAACATGCAGAAATTATGTTCTTATTAgcatgtttttcttcttttattgttatattgaGTCTTGTACATTTCTTAATGACCTTATCATCAAATTTTGCGCatattcataactattctaaaTTCAGAAATATTCATGAAATCACATGTGAATCAATGATATTAGCTGATAAAGATTTATACCCTAAAATTTAG
- the M6 gene encoding neuronal membrane glycoprotein M6-b isoform X2, translating into MLLLTNMIVPFSYYRMHPFRLLYLKTIDNMNNFKHEDNQDILEKCITRIPYASLIALIMSWTGVGVFCGTLYRGVNLTLRMLQDVFHLDKGLGWIEPTQIAFIILASTMAAIALMILCITILTTKTTRQGLHQSTIGRNSAKLICIIFIGITYILLILWLIKFAACIVTTVFYTLSWGLCDTDEIAWEDGFIDFYPFHFLFPNGTGRSYMEVRGTIEIKQFCKDYVEHAEIMFLLACFSSFIVILSLVHFLMTLSSNFAHIHNYSKFRNIHEITCESMILADKDLYPKI; encoded by the exons atgttattattaacaaatatgaTTGTTCCATTTTCATACTATAGAATGCATCCCTTTAGACTACTATACTTAA AGACTAttgataatatgaataattttaaacacgAAGATAATCAAGATATATTGGAAAAATGTATAACTCGCATCCCTTATGCTTCCCTAATTGCTCTTATAATGTCTTGGACTGGAGTAGGAGTATTTTGTGGAACCCTTTATCGCGGAGTAAATCTCACATTGAGAATGTTACAAGACGTATTTCATCTTGACAAAGGTCTTGGATg GATTGAACCAACCCAGATTGCTTTCATCATATTAGCATCAACAATGGCTGCAATAGCATTAATGATACTTTGTATCAcaattttaacaacaaaaacaacacGTCAGGGTCTTCACCAATCTACAATAGGCCGAAATAGTGCAAAACTAA TCTGCATAATATTCATTGGAATAACatacattttgttaatattatggCTGATAAAATTTGCTGCTTGTATCGTAACAACCGTGTTCTATACATTAAGTTGGGGGCTATGCGACACTGATGAAATTGCATGGGAGGAtggttttattgatttttatccaTTTCACTTCCTATTTCCTAAtg GTACCGGAAGATCTTATATGGAAGTCCGTGGAACtatagaaataaaacaattttgcaaAGATTATGTAGAACATGCAGAAATTATGTTCTTATTAgcatgtttttcttcttttattgttatattgaGTCTTGTACATTTCTTAATGACCTTATCATCAAATTTTGCGCatattcataactattctaaaTTCAGAAATATTCATGAAATCACATGTGAATCAATGATATTAGCTGATAAAGATTTATACCCTAAAATTTA a